One stretch of Solenopsis invicta isolate M01_SB chromosome 16, UNIL_Sinv_3.0, whole genome shotgun sequence DNA includes these proteins:
- the LOC120359825 gene encoding uncharacterized protein LOC120359825 — protein MRYSTIFHDVISLLSMTERKREREKNASLEREPRSGKIDKKICQLYSDIRSQGHLNEYNIVGFNIGFNIKNEDKVIYLTEDEQTSSASTSDKKTKKIYLHKYRSE, from the exons ATGCGCTATTCTACCATATTCCACGACGTTATTTCTCTACTTTCCatgacagagagaaaaagagaaagagagaaaaacgcCTCTTTGGAACGCGAACCACG TTCTGGTAAAATcgacaaaaaaatttgtcagtTATATTCTGATATACGAAGTCAAGGGCAtctaaatgaatataatatt GTTGGATTTAATATTGGATTCAATATAAAGAACGAAGACAAAGTTATATATCTAACAGAAGATGAACAGACATCATCAGCTTCAACTAGTGataagaagacgaagaagataTATTTGCACAAATATAGATCTGAATAG